In Centropristis striata isolate RG_2023a ecotype Rhode Island chromosome 5, C.striata_1.0, whole genome shotgun sequence, a single genomic region encodes these proteins:
- the b4galnt1a gene encoding beta-1,4 N-acetylgalactosaminyltransferase 1a — protein sequence MRIPYKKCLAMILVSGLLLALLHAWIPRASSGVDITPREGGQLKKLLEGKIGDSIGGYDNIEYHIKDDVACHLPQNSCMCLADEETFRLPFSNLLSQRVWAHKLDLPFLESHPDPEGVKRHRAQEYNSFQKRSYNPADVLIVAEANSPLQYPTQGVEVRPLKTIIIPGLALKETGSNHTVHLTASLGTFDVAATVDGVFVKGEGEKHMMLSSPLLSTLNRQLQFVTYTNTVFHPKTADTVQFATEGHQSFFTIKVGHGTIPKLYNSGYQKEYNITALVTIATKTFLRYDKLKDLIDSIRQYYPTVTIVIADDNEHPQPVTGPHIEHYIMPFGKGWFAGRNLAVSQVTTKYVVWVDDDSFFTADTKLERMVDILEKTTLDLVGGAVREVTGYKATYRHTISVEEGGEEGDCLHIRDGFYHVIEGFPTCVVADAVINFFMGRTDKVHQVGFNPRLSRRGHLEFFIDGLGSLHVGSCSDVIVSHASKIHLPWSKTDSQKAYEKFRYSSSSADKDVHNEVFYFKNRFKCMTSQ from the exons ATGCGTATCCCCTACAAAAAATGTCTTGCAATGATTCTGGTCAGTGGACTCCTGCTCGCACTGCTTCATGCTTGGATTCCTCGGGCCAGCTCAGGAGTTGACATAACACCAAGAGAAGGGGGTCAATTAAAGAAGCTCCTCGAAGGGAAAATTGGAGATAGCATCGGTGGCTATGATAACATTGAGTACCATATAAAGGACGATGTGGCATG TCATTTGCCTCAAAACTCGTGTATGTGTCTGGCTGATGAAGAGACCTTCCGACTGCCGTTCTCCAATCTGCTGTCCCAACGCGTGTGGGCCCACAAGCTCGATCTCCCATTCTTGGAGTCGCATCCTGACCCTGAAGGTGTGAAGCGTCACAGAGCTCAGGAGTATAACAGCTTTCAGAAGAG GTCCTACAATCCTGCAGATGTGCTTATTGTAGCGGAGGCCAACAGTCCTCTTCAGTATCCAACCCAGGGCGTGGAGGTGCGACCGCTCAAAACGATCATCATTCCTG GTTTGGCTCTTAAAGAAACGGGATCAAATCATACA GTACATTTGACAGCATCACTTGGGACTTTTGATGTTGCTGCTACAGTAGACGGGGTCTTCGTTaaaggagagggggagaagCACATGATGCTGTCAAGTCCTCTTCTGTCCACTCTGAACAGGCAGCTGCAGTTCGTCACTTACACGAACACTGTTTTCCATCCCAAGACAGCAGATACAG TTCAGTTTGCAACTGAAGGTCACCAGTCGTTTTTCACCATTAAAGTTGGACATGGAACCATACCTAAACTGTACAACTCTGGATATCAAAAAG AGTACAATATTACTGCTCTTGTTACCATCGCCACCAAGACCTTTCTACGCTATGACAAACTCAAAGACCTCATTGACAGCATACGGCAATATTATCCCACTGTCACTATAGTGATCGCAGATGACAATGAACACCCTCAACCAGTAACCGGGCCTCACATTGAGCATTACATCATGCCATTTGGAAAG GGCTGGTTTGCAGGTAGAAACCTGGCAGTATCCCAAGTGACCACCAAATATGTGGTCTGGGTGGATGATGATTCCTTCTTTACAGCAGACACCAAATTGGAGCGGATGGTGGACATCTTAGAGAAGACCACCCTGGACCTG GTTGGTGGTGCAGTTAGGGAGGTGACCGGTTACAAAGCAACATACCGTCATACCATTTCagtggaggaaggaggagaggagggagactgCTTACATATCAGAGATGGCTTCTATCATGTAATCGAGGGATTTCCCACTTGTGTAGTAGCTGATGCTGTCATCAACTTCTTCATGGGGAGGACAGATAAGGTGCATCAGGTGGGGTTTAACCCCCGCTTGTCACGTCGCGGTCACCTGG AGTTTTTCATTGATGGTCTGGGCTCCCTCCACGTTGGCTCCTGCAGCGATGTCATTGTAAGCCACGCGTCAAAGATCCACTTGCCCTGGAGTAAAACAGACTCACAAAAGGCCTATGAAAAATTCCGCTATTCATCTTCCAGCGCAGATAAGGATGTTCATAATGAAGTCTTCTACTTCAAAAACAGGTTCAAGTGCATGACCAGTCAATGA
- the slc26a10 gene encoding solute carrier family 26 member 10 has translation MSASVAVYRNIYTEDRFKQAYGSDDNTSGSLRLRERLALRCRCSRRACLHLLRERVPIFNWLPRYRLKKWILGDTIGGLTVGILHIPQGMAFALLTSVAPIFGLYTSFFPVVLYMIFGTGRHVSTGTFAVVSLMTGSVVEQLVPTPLEMNSSSSEAADFEAQRIGVASAVALLSGIIMLCMFGLQLGFLSTYLSEPIVKAFTSAAAFHVTVSQLQSMLGLRLPRHTGTFSLFKTLASVMENLPHTNMAELLISLVCLAVLVPVKEINMRYRQRLRTPIPVEILTVIIATGVAYASSLDTSYNIEIVGHIPAGFPGPRMPALHTLPDIAGDTVAITFVGYAVSVSLAMIYADKHGYSIHPNQELLAHGISNTVSSFFTCFPSSATLATTNILESAGGYTQLSGLFTSLVVLVVLLLIGPLFYFLPKAVLACINVTSLRQMFLQFQDLPELWRVSKIDFMVWVVTWLSVVVLNVDLGLAIGVVFSMMTVICRTQRAGCSVLGRASNTEIYRPLENHSKCYEVPGVKILTYNGPIYYGNRSFFRKEMSRLLGLTPEKIRSREKARKALEKREREATVSTVERGIANASFFSENEFFKSETSESDVQAVLIDCSSVIFVDVAGARLFTQMCTECQKAGVHVYLANCNESVLKILTSSGLMTYMNPQHIFVTVHDAVMYIQQQKEKPPEPPENTTTVWV, from the exons ATGAGCGCTTCTGTGGCCGTGTACAGGAATATTTACACAGAGGACCGCTTCAAACAGGCCTACGGCTCCGATGACAACACAAGTGGAAGTTTGCGGCTCCGGGAAAGGCTTGCCTTGAGGTGCAGGTGTTCAAGGAGAGCCTGCCTTCACCTGTTGAGGGAGAGAGTGCCCATTTTCAACTGGCTGCCAAGATACAGACTAAAGAAATGGATTTTAGGAGATACTATCGGAGGACTGACAGTTGGTATCCTTCACATTCCCCAGG GCATGGCCTTCGCTTTACTCACATCGGTGGCACCAATATTTGGCCTGTACACCTCCTTCTTTCCTGTGGTGCTCTATATGATTTTTGGCACAGGTCGTCATGTGTCCACAG GTACCTTTGCAGTAGTGAGTCTGATGACGGGCTCTGTGGTGGAGCAGCTGGTTCCCACTCCTCTGGAGATGAACTCAAGTTCATCTGAAGCAGCCGACTTCGAGGCCCAGAGGATCGGAGTTGCCTCTGCTGTTGCACTCCTCTCAGGGATTATTATG CTCTGCATGTTTGGTCTTCAGCTGGGCTTCCTCTCCACCTATCTGTCAGAGCCAATTGTTAAAGCTTTCACCAGTGCTGCTGCCTTCCATGTGACTGTCTCACAGCTGCAAAGCATGCTGGGGCTGCGGCTCCCGCGCCACACTGGGACCTTCTCCCTCTTCAAG ACTTTAGCGTCAGTGATGGAGAACCTGCCTCACACAAACATGGCAGAGCTGCTGATCTCATTGGTGTGTCTGGCTGTTCTTGTGCCGGTCAAGGAAATCAACATGCGTTACCGGCAGCGCCTGCGTACACCCATCCCTGTGGAGATCCTCACG GTTATCATTGCTACAGGTGTGGCCTACGCCTCCTCGCTGGACACTTCTTACAACATTGAGATAGTCGGCCACATCCCAGCTGG ATTCCCGGGGCCTCGGATGCCTGCCCTGCACACTTTACCTGACATTGCTGGAGACACTGTCGCCATCACATTTGTTGGTTACGCCGTGTCCGTCTCACTGGCGATGATCTATGCCGATAAACATGGATATTCCATACACCCCAACCAG GAGCTCCTGGCTCACGGCATCTCCAACACAGTGTCTTCTTTTTTCACCTGCTTTCCCAGCTCGGCTACTCTGGCCACTACAAATATACTCGAGAGTGCCGGAGGATACACACAG CTCTCCGGCTTGTTCACAAGTCTGGTTGTTCTGGTTGTCCTGCTGCTGATCGGTCCGCTGTTCTACTTCCTACCAAAG GCAGTCCTGGCATGCATCAACGTCACCAGCCTCAGGCAGATGTTCCTGCAGTTCCAGGACTTACCTGAACTGTGGAGAGTCAGCAAGATCGACTTT ATGGTGTGGGTGGTAACCTGGCTCTCTGTAGTGGTACTAAATGTGGATCTTGGCCTCGCTATTGGAGTGGTGTTCTCTATGATGACCGTCATCTGCCGCACACAGAG GGCTGGTTGTTCAGTGCTCGGTCGGGCCAGCAACACAGAAATTTACAGACCTCTGGAGAACCACAGCAAA TGCTATGAGGTTCCTGGAGTGAAGATCCTGACCTACAACGGCCCTATTTATTACGGCAACCGCAGCTTCTTCAGGAAGGAGATGAGCCGGCTGTTGGGCCTGACGCCAGAGAAGATTCGCAGCCGGGAGAAAGCGAGGAAAGCCCTggagaaaagggagagagaggccaCCGTCAGCACTGTG gAAAGAGGCATTGCAAACGcatcatttttttcagaaaacgagTTTTTTAAATCTG AAACCTCTGAGAGCGATGTTCAGGCGGTGTTAATCGACTGCAGCAGCGTGATATTTGTTGATGTTGCTGGAGCGAGACTCTTTACGCAG ATGTGCACTGAATGCCAGAAAGCTGGAGTTCATGTGTACTTGGCAAACTGCAATG AGAGCGTCTTAAAGATCCTAACATCAAGTGGTCTCATGACCTACATGAACCCTCAGCATATATTTGTCACTGTTCATGATGCAGTGATGTATATCCAGCAGCAGAag GAGAAACCCCCTGAACCTCCAGAGAACACCACGACTGTTTGGGTCTGA